Proteins encoded together in one Halomarina salina window:
- the nuoL gene encoding NADH-quinone oxidoreductase subunit L encodes MAEGAFAFAPAIALLPFGSFVVALFLGKLMPKRGAFAGIIATVGSLLLSIWVALTVANGETYNEAIYTFVGAGEQPIQFGLLLDPLSALMLVIVSLIATLVHVFSLGYMNDEGETGLPRYYAELGLFTASMLAFVMSSNLLMAFMFFELVGLCSYLLIGFWFRRDGPPSAAKKAFLVTRFGDYFFLIGVVAVFATFGTAQFAGPESFPHLAEEALNNAGEGATLFFGLGPEAWFTIIGLLVLGGVMGKSAQFPFHTWLPDAMEGPTPVSALIHAATMVAAGVYLVARIYGFYALLPTALAIIALVGGFTALFAASMGVVKREIKQVLAYSTISQYGYIMLALGGGGYVAGVFHLTTHAIFKALLFLGAGSVIIAMHHNENMWDMGGLKDKMPVTYYAFLSGSLALAGIVPFSGFWSKDEVLFETLVHGIGTDGGLGIVLLLAYAMGIVAVFFTGFYTFRMVLLTFHGEPRTDTARNPHGVHWNVKGPLAILGVLAAVVGFINLVPVHALVPAVPELLHDWLYHGPEGLNGEHYHELITASEFGGMSAGELPGLGELGTLFASAAISLTVALAGSALAFTLYRGDSPVEHTDRLGSAKTVLFNNYYQDEYQVWLAQGLTANVARAADKFDQGVVDGVVNGVSSVSLLGGSRVRRIQTGVVSNYATLLTLGLVALLVAFGLLGGWF; translated from the coding sequence ATGGCAGAAGGCGCATTCGCATTCGCACCGGCCATCGCACTGCTCCCGTTCGGCTCCTTCGTCGTCGCGCTGTTCCTGGGCAAACTGATGCCCAAGCGCGGCGCGTTCGCTGGCATCATCGCGACCGTGGGGTCGCTGTTGCTGTCCATCTGGGTCGCGCTGACCGTCGCCAACGGTGAAACGTACAACGAAGCAATCTACACGTTCGTCGGCGCGGGCGAACAGCCGATTCAGTTCGGCCTGCTGCTCGACCCGCTGTCGGCGCTGATGCTGGTCATCGTCTCGCTCATCGCGACGCTGGTCCACGTCTTCTCGCTGGGCTACATGAACGACGAGGGCGAGACGGGCCTGCCGCGGTACTACGCCGAACTCGGCCTGTTCACCGCGAGCATGCTCGCGTTCGTCATGTCCTCGAACCTGCTGATGGCGTTCATGTTCTTCGAGCTGGTCGGGCTCTGCTCGTACCTGCTCATCGGCTTCTGGTTCCGCCGCGACGGCCCGCCGAGTGCCGCGAAGAAGGCGTTCCTCGTCACCCGCTTCGGTGACTACTTCTTCCTCATCGGCGTCGTCGCCGTCTTCGCGACGTTCGGTACCGCGCAGTTCGCCGGTCCCGAGAGCTTCCCCCACCTCGCGGAGGAGGCGCTCAACAACGCTGGCGAGGGAGCGACCCTCTTCTTCGGCCTCGGGCCGGAGGCGTGGTTCACTATCATCGGCCTGCTCGTCCTCGGCGGCGTGATGGGCAAGTCCGCGCAGTTCCCGTTCCACACGTGGCTGCCCGACGCGATGGAGGGTCCGACGCCCGTCTCCGCGCTCATCCACGCCGCGACGATGGTCGCCGCAGGCGTCTACCTCGTCGCTCGTATCTACGGGTTCTACGCGCTCCTCCCGACGGCGCTCGCGATCATCGCGCTCGTCGGCGGGTTCACCGCGCTGTTCGCCGCCTCGATGGGCGTCGTCAAGCGCGAGATCAAACAGGTGCTCGCGTACTCGACCATCTCCCAGTACGGCTACATCATGCTCGCGCTGGGCGGTGGCGGCTACGTGGCTGGCGTCTTCCACCTCACCACCCACGCCATCTTCAAGGCGCTCCTGTTCCTCGGTGCCGGGTCGGTCATCATCGCGATGCACCACAACGAGAACATGTGGGACATGGGTGGCCTGAAGGACAAGATGCCGGTCACCTACTACGCGTTCCTCTCCGGGTCGCTCGCGCTCGCGGGCATCGTCCCGTTCTCCGGCTTCTGGTCGAAGGACGAGGTGCTGTTCGAGACGCTCGTTCACGGCATCGGTACGGACGGGGGACTCGGCATCGTCCTCCTGCTCGCGTACGCGATGGGTATCGTCGCGGTGTTCTTCACCGGCTTCTACACCTTCCGGATGGTCCTGCTGACCTTCCACGGGGAACCCCGGACCGACACCGCACGGAACCCCCACGGCGTTCACTGGAACGTCAAGGGACCGCTGGCCATCCTCGGCGTCCTCGCCGCGGTGGTCGGGTTCATCAACCTCGTGCCGGTCCACGCGCTCGTTCCCGCCGTCCCGGAACTCCTCCACGACTGGCTCTACCACGGGCCGGAGGGGCTCAACGGCGAGCACTACCACGAACTCATCACCGCCTCGGAGTTCGGTGGTATGTCGGCCGGTGAACTGCCGGGCCTCGGCGAACTGGGGACGCTGTTCGCTTCGGCAGCCATCTCGCTGACCGTCGCACTCGCCGGTTCGGCGCTCGCGTTCACGCTCTACCGCGGTGACTCGCCGGTCGAACACACCGACCGGCTCGGCTCTGCCAAGACTGTGCTGTTCAACAACTACTACCAGGACGAGTATCAGGTGTGGCTCGCGCAGGGGCTGACGGCGAACGTCGCCCGTGCCGCCGACAAGTTCGACCAGGGCGTCGTCGACGGCGTGGTCAACGGCGTCTCCTCCGTCTCGCTGCTCGGGGGGAGTCGCGTCCGCCGCATCCAGACGGGTGTCGTCTCCAACTACGCGACGTTGCTGACGCTGGGGCTGGTCGCGCTCCTCGTCGCCTTCGGACTGCTCGGGGGGTGGTTCTAG
- the nuoK gene encoding NADH-quinone oxidoreductase subunit NuoK: MVPIQYYMVLSAAVFCIGVFGIITRRNALMFLMSVELMLNAANINLVAFSYQTGNITGQVFSLFTMALAAAEVAVGIGIILVLYRNFSDVDVTKATTMRW; encoded by the coding sequence ATGGTCCCCATCCAGTACTACATGGTGCTGTCGGCGGCGGTGTTCTGCATCGGCGTGTTCGGCATCATCACGAGACGGAACGCGCTGATGTTCCTGATGAGCGTCGAGCTGATGCTCAACGCCGCGAACATCAACCTGGTCGCGTTCTCGTATCAGACCGGTAACATCACGGGGCAGGTGTTCAGCCTGTTCACGATGGCGCTGGCCGCCGCGGAGGTGGCCGTCGGCATCGGTATCATCCTCGTGCTCTACCGCAACTTCTCCGACGTCGACGTCACGAAGGCGACGACGATGAGGTGGTAA
- a CDS encoding NADH-quinone oxidoreductase subunit J — protein sequence MAPLAETLAFALFALVTVGSSLGMVLVRDVWHAALLMGVALLSVAVHYVMLQAEFLAAMQVLVYVGGVLILITFAVMLTRETTEPEVESDPDSDEEVAA from the coding sequence ATGGCACCACTCGCAGAAACACTAGCATTCGCGCTGTTCGCTCTCGTCACAGTGGGCAGCAGCCTCGGCATGGTGCTAGTGCGCGACGTCTGGCACGCAGCGCTCCTGATGGGGGTGGCGCTGCTGTCGGTCGCCGTCCACTACGTCATGTTGCAGGCGGAGTTTCTGGCGGCGATGCAGGTCCTCGTCTACGTCGGCGGGGTCCTCATTCTCATCACGTTCGCCGTCATGTTGACCCGTGAGACCACGGAGCCGGAGGTCGAGTCGGACCCTGACTCCGACGAGGAGGTCGCCGCGTGA
- a CDS encoding membrane dipeptidase, with the protein MRSIPLEVPHPPEPLAPSPRTGAQGRSARSTSGATRATSTCRARGQVRWRRTTSGTSRTEIGVEHVALGSGLGGCAVPASVGGVTDVPGALDELRQNGFERTATETIAHDNWLRVPDETWRTEEWDDVLQR; encoded by the coding sequence TTGCGGTCGATTCCTCTGGAGGTACCCCATCCTCCCGAACCGCTAGCTCCCAGCCCCCGAACGGGGGCGCAAGGACGCTCCGCTCGTTCGACGAGCGGAGCGACGAGGGCTACGTCGACGTGCCGCGCGCGAGGGCAGGTTCGGTGGCGGCGGACCACGTCGGGGACGTCGCGGACCGAAATCGGCGTCGAGCACGTCGCGCTCGGGTCCGGTCTCGGCGGCTGTGCGGTTCCCGCATCGGTCGGCGGCGTGACTGATGTACCAGGAGCACTCGACGAACTCCGACAGAACGGGTTCGAGAGGACCGCTACCGAGACCATCGCACACGACAACTGGCTCCGCGTTCCCGACGAAACGTGGCGAACTGAAGAGTGGGACGACGTTCTCCAGAGGTAA
- a CDS encoding DUF2080 family transposase-associated protein produces the protein MEQFTISGHEVVDGDVKATGNGAHVYVPKRWRGADVKIVRTSDPEGEHDG, from the coding sequence ATGGAACAGTTCACAATTAGCGGCCACGAAGTCGTGGACGGAGACGTGAAAGCCACTGGCAACGGCGCTCACGTATACGTCCCGAAGCGATGGCGTGGAGCAGACGTGAAAATCGTCCGCACGTCAGACCCAGAGGGCGAACATGACGGTTGA
- a CDS encoding NuoI/complex I 23 kDa subunit family protein codes for MIGILKGMATTMKHALDGSTFTVEYPDTAPEVSPRFRGVHKFSQERCIWCRQCENVCPNDTIQIVTDDQRNGEQYNLHIGQCIYCRLCEEVCPVDAILLTQNFEFTADTKDEFAYNKEQLKNVPWYKDIDPLASREPDRGAWIGEGEGEVDYE; via the coding sequence ATGATTGGAATCCTCAAGGGCATGGCGACCACCATGAAACACGCGCTGGATGGCTCGACGTTCACCGTCGAGTATCCGGACACGGCACCCGAAGTGTCGCCGCGCTTCCGCGGCGTCCACAAGTTCAGCCAGGAGCGCTGCATCTGGTGTCGCCAGTGCGAGAACGTCTGCCCGAACGACACGATACAGATCGTCACGGACGACCAGCGGAACGGCGAGCAGTACAACCTCCACATCGGCCAGTGCATCTACTGCCGACTCTGCGAGGAGGTCTGTCCCGTCGACGCCATCCTGCTCACCCAGAACTTCGAGTTCACCGCGGACACGAAAGACGAGTTCGCGTACAACAAGGAGCAGTTGAAGAACGTCCCGTGGTACAAGGACATCGACCCGCTCGCGTCGCGCGAACCCGACCGCGGTGCGTGGATCGGCGAGGGCGAAGGCGAAGTCGACTACGAGTGA
- a CDS encoding complex I subunit 1/NuoH family protein: MGALETFLVSILAAALVGTFLLTLVAVSGIWGKRKITAAFTDRIAVNRIGPFGLLIIVADAVRLLSKELIIPDGADRPAYDIAPIIMVASALLGFAVIPMGSGVQLADPEAGLVYVFAVSSVASVGLVTAGYASNNKFSFLGGLRAVAQNIAYEIPLVLTAASVVIFAGTLQMSEIVAAQTETLVTLGGLDIPTWYAFVNPFAFVLFMAANLAEVGRNPFDVPEAPTEIVAGWQTEYSSVYFVLCYLSEFIHIFLGGAIVATLFLGGPAGPVLPGFVWFLIKMLAVYIFTQWARSAVPRVRIDQLIEIGWKGMLVLSFANLLLTAIIVGVIA; encoded by the coding sequence ATGGGCGCGCTCGAGACGTTCCTCGTCTCCATCCTCGCCGCGGCGCTCGTCGGTACGTTCCTCCTCACGCTGGTCGCCGTCTCCGGCATCTGGGGGAAGCGGAAGATCACCGCCGCGTTCACCGACCGCATCGCGGTCAACCGCATCGGCCCGTTCGGACTGCTCATCATCGTCGCCGACGCGGTCCGACTGCTGTCGAAGGAGCTCATCATCCCGGACGGCGCGGACCGACCGGCGTACGACATCGCGCCCATCATCATGGTCGCGTCGGCGCTGCTCGGGTTCGCCGTCATCCCGATGGGGAGCGGCGTCCAGCTCGCAGACCCCGAGGCGGGGCTGGTGTACGTGTTCGCCGTCTCCTCCGTCGCGAGCGTCGGGCTTGTGACGGCGGGCTACGCGTCGAACAACAAGTTCTCGTTCCTCGGCGGCCTGCGCGCCGTCGCGCAGAACATCGCGTACGAGATTCCCCTCGTCCTGACGGCCGCGTCGGTCGTCATCTTCGCGGGGACGCTCCAGATGAGCGAGATCGTCGCCGCGCAGACCGAGACGCTCGTGACGCTCGGCGGTCTCGACATCCCGACCTGGTACGCGTTCGTCAACCCGTTCGCGTTCGTCCTGTTCATGGCGGCGAACCTGGCGGAGGTCGGGCGCAACCCGTTCGACGTGCCGGAGGCCCCGACCGAGATCGTCGCGGGGTGGCAGACGGAGTACTCCTCGGTCTACTTCGTGCTCTGTTACCTCTCGGAGTTCATCCACATCTTCCTCGGTGGGGCAATCGTCGCGACGCTGTTCCTCGGCGGACCGGCGGGACCGGTGTTGCCCGGCTTCGTCTGGTTCCTCATCAAGATGCTCGCGGTGTACATCTTCACGCAGTGGGCGCGGTCGGCCGTGCCCCGCGTGCGCATCGACCAGCTCATCGAGATCGGCTGGAAGGGGATGCTCGTGCTGAGTTTCGCCAACCTGCTGCTCACCGCGATCATCGTCGGGGTGATCGCCTGA
- a CDS encoding NADH-quinone oxidoreductase subunit D yields the protein MSLERPEPSTHGQVGVTEQGLDYEAIADLLGDLVVGRETHLNAEGFVVRPERVAEALGRLKQQAGFDHLSSVTAQEYGDRFESIYHLKKYADPTQEVSVVVPTSRDDPRSQSGNSVFRTADWHEREAYDLMGIHYDDHPDLRRILLPETWQGHPLRQDYDQEQPQVVTFREHANPLKEDHREDDSDTMFVNVGPHHPATHGVLHLKTVLDGETVADVDPDIGYLHRCEEQMCQQSTYRHQIMPYPDRWDYISAGILNEWAYARAAEDLADLDVPEYAQVIRTMSAEMCRIAAHLLALGTFALDVYGDFTAIFMYATRDREIVQNLLEDLTGQRLMFNYLRLGGVAWDLPEPREEYFEKVRDFLDELPAKLEEYHNLVTGNEIFQLRCVNTGVLSPEMAKSYGTTGPVARGSGVDYDLRRDDPYGYYPELDWDVITEDGCDNYSRVLVRMKEVEESAKIIEQCVDLLEDWPEDEREIQSNVPRTLKPDNDTEVYRAVEAAKGELGIYIRSDGTDTPARFKIRSPCFSNLQALPEMSNGEYIPDLIASLGSLDIVLGEVDR from the coding sequence ATGAGTCTGGAACGACCGGAACCGAGCACGCACGGACAGGTCGGTGTCACCGAACAGGGGCTCGACTACGAGGCCATCGCCGACCTGCTCGGTGACCTCGTCGTCGGTCGCGAGACCCACCTCAACGCGGAGGGGTTCGTCGTCCGGCCGGAACGCGTCGCGGAGGCGCTCGGTCGACTCAAACAGCAGGCCGGCTTCGACCACCTCTCGAGCGTGACGGCCCAGGAGTACGGCGACCGCTTCGAGAGCATCTATCACCTGAAGAAGTACGCCGACCCGACCCAGGAGGTCAGCGTCGTCGTCCCGACGAGTCGCGACGACCCGCGCAGTCAGTCCGGTAACAGCGTGTTCCGCACCGCCGACTGGCACGAGCGGGAGGCGTACGACCTGATGGGCATCCACTATGACGACCACCCGGACCTCCGACGCATCCTGCTCCCGGAGACGTGGCAGGGCCACCCGCTCCGGCAGGACTACGATCAGGAACAGCCACAGGTCGTCACCTTCCGGGAACACGCCAACCCGCTGAAGGAGGACCACCGCGAGGACGACTCGGACACGATGTTCGTCAACGTCGGTCCCCACCACCCCGCGACCCACGGCGTGCTCCACCTGAAGACGGTGCTCGACGGCGAGACGGTCGCCGACGTGGACCCAGACATCGGCTACCTCCACCGGTGCGAGGAGCAGATGTGCCAGCAGAGCACCTACCGCCACCAGATCATGCCCTACCCCGACCGCTGGGACTACATCTCGGCGGGCATCCTCAACGAGTGGGCGTACGCGCGCGCCGCGGAGGACCTCGCGGACCTCGACGTGCCGGAGTACGCCCAGGTCATCCGGACGATGAGCGCCGAGATGTGCCGTATCGCGGCGCACCTGCTCGCGCTGGGGACGTTCGCGCTGGACGTCTACGGCGACTTCACGGCCATCTTCATGTACGCGACGCGCGACCGCGAGATCGTCCAGAACCTGCTGGAGGACCTCACGGGCCAGCGCCTGATGTTCAACTACCTGCGCCTGGGCGGCGTCGCGTGGGACCTCCCCGAACCCCGCGAGGAGTACTTCGAGAAGGTCCGCGACTTCCTCGACGAACTCCCCGCGAAACTGGAGGAGTACCACAACCTCGTCACGGGCAACGAGATCTTCCAGCTCCGGTGTGTCAACACCGGCGTCCTCTCGCCCGAGATGGCCAAGAGCTACGGGACGACGGGACCGGTCGCCCGCGGGTCTGGTGTCGACTACGACCTGCGTCGCGACGACCCGTACGGCTACTACCCCGAACTCGACTGGGACGTCATCACCGAGGACGGCTGTGACAACTACTCGCGCGTCCTCGTGCGGATGAAGGAGGTCGAGGAGTCGGCGAAGATCATCGAACAGTGCGTCGACCTGCTCGAGGACTGGCCGGAGGACGAACGCGAGATTCAGTCGAACGTCCCGCGGACGCTCAAGCCCGACAACGACACCGAGGTCTACCGTGCTGTGGAGGCCGCGAAGGGCGAACTCGGTATCTACATTCGCTCGGACGGGACCGACACGCCGGCCCGGTTCAAGATTCGCTCGCCGTGTTTCTCGAACCTGCAGGCGCTCCCGGAGATGTCCAACGGCGAGTACATCCCGGACCTCATCGCGTCGCTCGGCAGCCTCGACATCGTGCTCGGTGAGGTCGACCGATGA
- a CDS encoding NADH-quinone oxidoreductase subunit B has product MSSDNTPQTTQEARKGEGVDSRFNSKLREAFGSSPFILTKFDKFMNWVRGSSMFMLQFGIACCSIEMMHTYAVKHDLDRFGAGVPRASPRQADVIIVPGTIVSKFAPRMKRVYDQMPEPKFVVGMGSCTISGGPFHEGYNVVKGAEEVIPVDIHVPGCPPRPEALVYGVAKLQERVANGETAPVTVKPYELEQFGDLEGDELVRHLADEIDEEDLVMRYNWAESP; this is encoded by the coding sequence ATGAGTAGCGACAACACACCACAGACGACTCAGGAGGCCCGGAAGGGCGAGGGCGTCGACAGCCGGTTCAACTCGAAGCTCCGGGAGGCGTTCGGCTCGTCGCCGTTCATCCTCACCAAGTTCGACAAGTTCATGAACTGGGTCCGGGGCTCCTCGATGTTCATGCTGCAGTTCGGCATCGCCTGCTGCAGCATCGAGATGATGCACACGTACGCGGTCAAACACGACCTCGACCGCTTCGGTGCCGGGGTGCCACGGGCGTCGCCCCGACAGGCGGACGTCATCATCGTCCCGGGGACCATCGTCTCGAAGTTCGCCCCGCGGATGAAGCGCGTCTACGACCAGATGCCCGAGCCGAAGTTCGTCGTCGGGATGGGGTCGTGTACCATCTCCGGCGGTCCGTTCCACGAGGGCTACAACGTCGTCAAGGGCGCGGAGGAGGTCATCCCGGTCGACATCCACGTTCCGGGCTGTCCCCCCCGTCCCGAAGCGCTCGTCTACGGCGTCGCCAAACTGCAGGAGCGCGTCGCCAACGGTGAGACGGCTCCCGTGACGGTCAAGCCGTACGAACTCGAACAGTTCGGCGACCTGGAGGGCGACGAACTCGTCCGCCACCTCGCCGACGAGATAGACGAGGAGGACCTCGTCATGCGCTACAACTGGGCCGAGTCACCATGA
- a CDS encoding NADH-quinone oxidoreductase subunit A: MSNPWIAVGALGVVAVGIPLGMIALSALIRPTVPEQGKTAVYESGEVPTGNTRIRFNIQYYMVALLFVVFDIETVLIFPWTVIYRDAVSQVGLATALVPMLIFIGVLVVGLIWAWRNGAVRWVRPAGDGRRQTDKL; this comes from the coding sequence ATGAGTAACCCGTGGATAGCAGTCGGCGCGCTGGGGGTGGTCGCGGTCGGCATCCCGCTGGGGATGATCGCTCTGTCCGCACTCATCCGCCCCACCGTGCCGGAACAAGGGAAAACCGCCGTCTACGAGTCCGGTGAGGTCCCGACGGGGAACACGCGCATCCGGTTCAACATCCAGTACTACATGGTCGCGTTGCTGTTCGTCGTCTTCGACATCGAGACGGTCCTCATCTTCCCGTGGACGGTCATCTACCGCGACGCGGTGTCGCAGGTCGGCCTCGCAACGGCGCTGGTGCCGATGTTGATATTCATCGGCGTCCTCGTCGTCGGGCTCATCTGGGCGTGGCGCAACGGTGCGGTTCGCTGGGTGCGACCGGCCGGAGACGGACGGAGACAGACAGACAAACTATGA
- the purE gene encoding 5-(carboxyamino)imidazole ribonucleotide mutase, producing MTTDSVQSLIDDLHAEAERDRPTEETPEVGIVMGSDSDLDVMYGAYEALTELGFAEVTDADSPPETRFTFETYVVSAHRTPDLMDAYATTARDRGLDAIVAGAGGKAADLPNMVASLAYPLPVVGVPVQEKSVDSVIGMPTGAPLVAVDAGKSFNAALSVVQMLARAHPELEAELEAYHDALREGVGEVSRDLHESGTEAFREQR from the coding sequence ATGACGACGGACTCGGTGCAGTCGCTCATCGACGACCTGCACGCCGAAGCGGAGCGCGACCGGCCGACCGAGGAGACGCCCGAGGTGGGCATCGTGATGGGGTCGGACTCGGACCTCGACGTGATGTACGGCGCGTACGAGGCGCTCACCGAACTCGGGTTCGCGGAGGTGACAGACGCCGACTCGCCGCCGGAGACACGGTTCACGTTCGAGACGTACGTCGTGAGCGCCCACCGGACGCCGGACCTGATGGACGCGTACGCGACGACGGCGCGCGACCGGGGGCTGGACGCTATCGTCGCCGGTGCGGGCGGGAAGGCGGCGGACCTGCCGAACATGGTCGCGTCGCTCGCGTACCCGCTCCCGGTCGTCGGCGTGCCAGTACAGGAGAAGTCCGTCGACTCGGTCATCGGGATGCCGACGGGCGCACCGCTGGTCGCGGTCGACGCGGGCAAGTCGTTCAACGCGGCGCTGTCGGTCGTGCAGATGCTCGCGCGTGCGCACCCCGAACTGGAGGCGGAACTGGAGGCGTACCACGACGCCCTGCGCGAGGGGGTCGGCGAGGTGTCGCGCGACCTCCACGAGTCCGGAACCGAGGCGTTCCGCGAACAGCGGTGA
- a CDS encoding 5-(carboxyamino)imidazole ribonucleotide synthase: protein MKLTTPGPTVGVVGGGQLARMLGEAAGPLGVGVVALDPTPDPPAAPVVGDTVAADFDDEEAVFSLADRVDVLTYEIELADADLLERVREETGTPVHPDPETLARTQDKLREKRWLDDAGVPVPEYRAVADEADLREAGEDLGWPVMLKAREGGYDGRGNLPVEGSDAAADALDELGSDALAEAMVPFERELSVIGVRGADGETATYPVTETVHEDEILRESVQPARTSDAVAERAREVATDVLDAMDGRGVFGIELFQVDEEILVNEIAPRPHNSGHWTIEGAHASQFEQHARSVLGWPLGSTERRGASVTTNLLGDVEEPGPAELSGVESVLDAPDAHLHWYGKREARPLRKMGHVTVVGDDADAALDRARDLRDAVTFR, encoded by the coding sequence ATGAAGCTCACGACACCAGGCCCGACCGTCGGCGTCGTCGGCGGCGGCCAGCTCGCACGGATGCTCGGGGAGGCCGCCGGTCCGCTCGGCGTGGGCGTGGTCGCGCTCGACCCGACGCCCGACCCACCGGCCGCTCCCGTCGTCGGCGACACCGTCGCGGCCGACTTCGACGACGAGGAGGCGGTGTTCTCGCTCGCCGACCGCGTCGACGTGCTGACCTACGAGATAGAGCTCGCCGACGCCGACCTGCTCGAACGCGTCCGCGAGGAGACGGGGACGCCCGTCCACCCGGACCCGGAGACGCTCGCGCGGACGCAGGACAAACTCCGGGAGAAACGGTGGCTCGACGACGCGGGCGTCCCGGTTCCCGAGTACCGCGCCGTCGCGGACGAGGCCGACCTGCGCGAGGCGGGCGAGGACCTCGGCTGGCCCGTGATGCTGAAAGCCCGCGAGGGCGGCTACGACGGCCGGGGCAACCTCCCCGTCGAGGGATCGGATGCCGCCGCGGACGCGCTCGACGAACTCGGGAGCGACGCGCTCGCGGAGGCGATGGTCCCGTTCGAGCGCGAACTGTCGGTCATCGGCGTCCGCGGGGCGGACGGCGAGACGGCGACGTACCCGGTCACCGAGACGGTCCACGAGGACGAGATTCTGCGCGAGAGCGTCCAGCCGGCGCGGACGAGCGATGCGGTCGCGGAGCGCGCCCGCGAGGTGGCGACCGACGTGCTGGACGCGATGGACGGCCGCGGCGTGTTCGGTATCGAACTGTTCCAGGTGGACGAGGAGATACTGGTCAACGAGATCGCGCCGCGCCCGCACAACTCCGGCCACTGGACCATCGAGGGTGCACACGCCTCGCAGTTCGAACAGCACGCCCGCTCGGTGCTGGGGTGGCCGCTCGGGTCGACCGAGCGTCGCGGTGCGAGCGTGACGACGAACCTGCTGGGCGACGTCGAGGAGCCAGGTCCCGCGGAGCTCTCGGGCGTCGAGTCGGTCCTCGACGCGCCCGACGCGCACCTCCACTGGTACGGCAAGCGCGAGGCGCGTCCGCTGCGGAAGATGGGACACGTCACCGTCGTCGGCGACGACGCCGACGCGGCCCTCGACCGCGCGCGCGACCTCCGCGACGCCGTCACGTTCCGCTGA